One region of Daphnia pulicaria isolate SC F1-1A chromosome 7, SC_F0-13Bv2, whole genome shotgun sequence genomic DNA includes:
- the LOC124348942 gene encoding asparagine--tRNA ligase, cytoplasmic-like, whose protein sequence is MAEVVEDMKGLAIGPGETYTSEKHGSDENGEGTQEKPYKTVLEALRRAGQEPFPAIFVDGKTEDKKYEPASASSMKKMIKVFKIEQKKTNEKAKKEAEDAEKRGKNLEEAKKIVIKEDASLPPAQLAKISKLEPFRGQRVKVFGWVHRLRRQGKALMFITLRDGTGLLQCVLSDQLCQTYDAVTLSTESSVQLFGTLKLVPEGKSAPGGHELNVDYWKLIGSAPPGGAEALLNEDAHPDVQLDQRHMMIRGENTSKVLRLRSVITQAFRDHYSSRGYNEVAPPTFVQTQVEGGSTLFELNYFGEKAYLTQSSQLYLETAIPALGDVYCIAQSYRAEQSRTRRHLSEYSHVEAECPFISFDDLLDRLEDLVVDVSERVMASPYANLVLELNPTFVVPKKPFRRMNYSEAIVYLKENGITKEDGSFYEFGEDIPEMPERKMTDKINEPIMLCRFPAGIKAFYMKRCPEDRQLTESVDLLMPGVGEIIGGSMRTDDHDELVEAFKAADIDPTPYYWYIDQRRFGTCPHGGYGLGLERFLCWMLNRYHIREVCLYPRFLERCKP, encoded by the exons ATGGCTGAAGTTGTCGAAGATATGAAGGGACTTGCTATCG GTCCTGGAGAAACTTATACTTCCGAGAAGCACGGCAGTGACGAAAATGGTGAGGGCACACAGGAAAAACCCTATAAAACGGTCCTTGAAGCTTTACGCCGTGCTGGACAAGAACCTTTcccggcaatttttgttgatggcaaaacagaagaTAAG AAATACGAGCCAGCATCTGCATCATCTATGAAGAAGATGATTAAGGTGTTCAAGATAGAGCAAAAGAAAACCAATGAAAAGGCAAAGAAGGAGGCTGAAGATgcagagaaaagaggaaagaactTGGAAGAGGCAAAGAAGATTGTAATTAAAGAAGATGCCTCTTTACCACCTGCCCAGTTGGCAAAGATTTCAAAATTGGAGCCGTTTAGAGGGCAACGCGTCAAAGTATTTGGCTGGGTCCACAGGCTACGACGCCAGG GAAAAGCTTTGATGTTTATTACACTGCGAGACGGAACTGGACTCCTGCAATGCGTTCTTTCGGATCAGCTCTGCCAGACCTACGATGCGGTTACTCTAAGCACTG AGTCGTCCGTGCAGCTATTCGGCACATTGAAACTCGTGCCGGAGGGTAAAAGCGCTCcgggaggtcatgagttgaaTGTTGACTACTGGAAGCTTATAGGATCGGCACCCCCTGGAGGAGCTGAAGCTTTACTAAACGAAGATGCCCATCCGGATGTTCAGCTCGATCAGAGACATATGATGATTCGCGGTGAAAAT acTTCTAAAGTGTTAAGGCTTCGTTCTGTAATTACGCAAGCCTTTAGAGACCACTACAGTTCCCGCGGCTACAACGAAGTAGCTCCGCCCACGTTTGTGCAAACTCAAGTTGAAGGTGGCTCCACTTTGTTCGAGTTAAACTATTTTGG TGAGAAGGCGTACTTGACCCAGAGTTCTCAGCTGTACTTGGAGACGGCAATTCCAGCTTTAGGAGATGTTTACTGCATCGCCCAGTCTTATCGTGCGGAGCAGAGTCGGACACGTCGTCATCTTTCAGa GTATTCACATGTTGAAGCTGAATGTCCCTTTATCTCATTTGACGACCTCCTTGATCGACTTGAAGACTTGGTTGTTGACGTCAGTGAGCGCGTCATGGCATCGCCGTATGCCAACCTCGTTCTCGAGTTGAATCCCACATTCGTCGTTCCTAAGAAACCTTTCCGACGCATGAACTACTCGGAAGCTATTGTGtacttgaaagaaaatggcATCACCAAGGAAGACGGCTCCTTTTACGAATTTGGAGAG GATATTCCTGAAATGCCTGAGCGCAAAATGACGGATAAAATCAACGAGCCAATTATGCTCTGTCGTTTCCCTGCTGGGATAAAAGCTTTTTACATGAAACGTTGCCCTGAAGATCGCCAACTTACTGAATCG gtgGATCTGCTAATGCCAGGAGTGGGTGAAATTATCGGCGGCTCCATGCGTACCGACGACCACGATGAGCTAGTCGAAGCCTTCAAAGCGGCTGATATTGATCCTACTCCATACTACTGGTACATTGATCAG cgGAGATTTGGAACATGCCCCCACGGTGGATACGGTCTGGGCTTGGAGCGTTTTCTCTGTTGGATGCTGAACCGTTACCACATCCGCGAAGTCTGCTTGTATCCTCGTTTCTTGGAGCGCTGCAAGCCATAA
- the LOC124349009 gene encoding probable E3 ubiquitin-protein ligase RNF144A has translation MSNKMPGLNKIIGHHQSLNSSKTEKSEKWHWPGWLKKRKPARSSNQLVPNVSNVVPREYEEGMPSHSQGGLVINQQSQDQMETMEDILQDDLVCLLCLQVPNEWFTLESCGCRFCQQCMEMYAHCSIRSGNVPISCPDAHCSLNEQGKYKQGGSSQLTRNEVRQLVPSDVFPLYLRLQLNTEVAVDPRLMWCPRPGCETVCTLTEEVSHKKTKRKFFGLLPISRNQRNQAVVCSSCQFSFCSQCKTPWHIDSPCPSLSRLLSDPNKNVHDPDDPIVLLERDGHIKRCPFCQVPIERDDGCAQMMCKNCRHVFCWFCLASLDDDFMLRHYDSGPCRSRLGHSRISVVWHRTQVVSAFLGLGVLFLVTSPLLLLASPCFFCWRHHAQQKESSIVRSNVDSTTANFVPSSSQEHL, from the exons ATGAGTAACAAAATGCCAGGGCTTAACAAAATCATTGGACATCACCAGTCCTTAAATTCCAGTAAAActgagaaatcagaaaaatggcATTGGCCAGgatggttaaaaaaaaggaagccaGCTCGAAGTTCAAACCAGTTAGTACCAAATGTAAGCAATGTTGTGCCTCGTGAGTATGAAGAAGGCATGCCTAGTCATTCACAAGGAG GCTTAGTCATCAATCAACAAAGTCAGGATCAGATGGAGACTATGGAAGATATCCTTCAAGACGATCTGGTTTGTCTTCTTTGTCTGCAGGTCCCTAATGAGTGGTTTACCTTAGAATCCTGTGGTTGTAGATTTTGTCAGCAG TGCATGGAGATGTATGCTCACTGCAGTATTAGGAGTGGAAATGTCCCTATAAGTTGCCCAGATGCCCACTGTTCTCTAAACGAACAAGGAAAATATAAACAAGGAGGGTCCAGTCAACTCACTCGCAATGAA GTGAGACAATTGGTACCCAGTGATGTGTTTCCCCTTTACTTGAGGCTGCAACTCAACACAG AGGTTGCAGTCGATCCCAGATTGATGTGGTGCCCACGCCCCGGTTGTGAAACTGTATGTACTTTAACAGAAGAAGTTTCTCATAAAAAGACGAAGAGAAAGTTTTTCGGCTTGTTACCTATCTCCCGCAATCAACGCAATCAAGCGGTGGTGTGCTCCTCCtgtcaattttctttctgctCGCAATGCAAAACTCCTTGGCACATTGACTCACCTTGTCCGTCCCTAAGCCGATTACTCTCAGATCCGAACAAAAACGTGCACGATCCG GACGACCCGATCGTATTGCTTGAACGTGATGGCCACATTAAGCGATGCCCATTTTGCCAG GTTCCCATCGAAAGAGACGATGGTTGCGCTCAGATGATGTGCAAAAATTGCCGACACGTTTTCTGCTGGTTCTGCTTAGCTTCTCTCGACGACGATTTTATGTTGCGACACTATGACTCAG GTCCGTGTCGGAGTCGTTTGGGCCATTCCAGAATTTCAGTCGTTTGGCATAGAACACAG GTGGTATCCGCGTTTTTGGGCCTCGGTGTATTGTTTCTCGTGACATCGCCGTTACTTTTGCTAGCTTCACCGTGTTTCTTCTGTTGGCGCCACCATGCCCAACAGAAAGAGTCTTCAATCGTGCGCAGTAATGTAGATTCAACCACTGCCAACTTTGTTCCCTCATCAAGTCAAGAGCATCTTTGA